A single genomic interval of Fibrobacter sp. UWEL harbors:
- a CDS encoding type II toxin-antitoxin system RelE/ParE family toxin: MYQVKRTEQFIKWMKNLRDVYAKSRINNRLKHVELGNLGDSKSVGDGVFEMRIDYGPGYRLYYMNVNGEVIFLLIGGDKSTQQRDIEKAKEIKKELNNG; this comes from the coding sequence GTGTATCAGGTAAAGAGGACCGAACAGTTCATAAAATGGATGAAAAATCTGAGGGATGTATATGCTAAATCCAGGATTAATAATCGTCTTAAACATGTTGAGTTAGGTAATCTAGGAGATTCCAAATCAGTTGGTGATGGCGTTTTTGAAATGCGGATTGATTATGGTCCTGGATATAGGCTGTACTATATGAATGTAAATGGCGAAGTGATTTTTCTTCTAATCGGAGGAGATAAATCTACGCAACAGAGAGACATTGAAAAAGCAAAGGAAATTAAGAAGGAGTTAAACAATGGGTAA